A section of the Pseudomonas sp. FP453 genome encodes:
- a CDS encoding DUF808 domain-containing protein: protein MAGSSLLVLIDDIAAVLDDVALMTKMAAKKTAGVLGDDLALNAQQVSGVRAEREIPVVWAVAKGSFVNKLILVPAALLISTFAPWAVTPLLMLGGAYLCFEGFEKLAHKFLHSKDEDKAEHAQLVEAVADPATDLVAFEKDKIKGAIRTDFILSAEIIAITLGTVADAPLMQQVIVLSGIAIVMTVGVYGLVAGIVKLDDLGLWLTQKPGQMARSIGGAILRAAPYMMKSLSVIGTAAMFLVGGGILTHGVPVVHHWIETVSQGAGGVAWLVPTLLNGVAGIIAGGVVLALVSVLGKLWKTVKA from the coding sequence ATGGCAGGCAGCAGCTTACTGGTACTGATCGACGATATCGCCGCCGTACTCGACGACGTTGCCTTGATGACAAAAATGGCCGCGAAGAAAACCGCCGGCGTGCTGGGCGACGACCTGGCGCTGAATGCCCAGCAGGTGTCGGGTGTGCGTGCCGAGCGGGAAATTCCCGTGGTGTGGGCGGTGGCCAAGGGGTCGTTCGTCAACAAGCTGATCCTGGTGCCGGCGGCGTTGTTGATCAGCACGTTTGCGCCGTGGGCCGTTACGCCACTGCTGATGCTCGGCGGCGCTTATCTGTGTTTTGAAGGCTTCGAGAAGCTCGCGCACAAATTCCTCCACAGCAAGGACGAGGACAAAGCCGAGCACGCGCAATTGGTCGAAGCGGTAGCCGATCCGGCAACCGATCTGGTGGCGTTCGAAAAGGACAAGATCAAAGGTGCGATCCGCACCGATTTCATCCTTTCCGCCGAAATCATCGCCATCACCCTGGGCACCGTGGCGGATGCGCCGCTGATGCAGCAAGTGATCGTGCTGTCGGGCATTGCTATCGTCATGACTGTCGGCGTCTATGGGCTGGTCGCAGGTATCGTCAAGCTGGACGACCTGGGCTTGTGGTTGACCCAGAAGCCCGGCCAGATGGCGCGCAGTATCGGCGGCGCGATCCTGCGGGCGGCACCCTACATGATGAAGAGCCTGTCGGTGATTGGTACGGCGGCGATGTTTCTGGTGGGTGGCGGCATCCTCACCCACGGCGTACCGGTGGTGCATCACTGGATCGAGACGGTGAGCCAAGGTGCAGGAGGGGTGGCGTGGTTGGTGCCGACGTTGCTCAATGGCGTCGCGGGGATCATTGCGGGGGGCGTGGTGCTGGCGTTGGTCAGTGTGCTGGGCAAGCTCTGGAAAACCGTGAAGGCTTGA
- a CDS encoding TetR/AcrR family transcriptional regulator, which translates to MSSIRERNKEKILRAASEEFADKGFAATKTSDIAAKAGLPKPNVYYYFKSKDNLYREVLESIIEPILAASTPFNPEGEPKEVLSNYIRSKIRISRDLPFASKVFASEIMHGAPHLSTEQVEQLNAQAKHNIDCIQTWVDRGLIAAIDPNHLMFSIWAATQTYADFDWQISAVTGKAKLDEADYEAAALTIIRLVLKGCEPD; encoded by the coding sequence ATGAGCAGCATTCGCGAGCGCAACAAAGAAAAAATCCTGCGGGCGGCGAGCGAGGAGTTTGCCGACAAGGGCTTCGCCGCGACCAAAACCAGCGACATCGCCGCCAAGGCCGGGCTGCCCAAGCCCAACGTCTATTACTACTTCAAGTCCAAGGACAACCTCTACCGCGAGGTGCTCGAAAGCATTATCGAGCCGATCCTGGCCGCCTCCACACCGTTCAACCCGGAGGGCGAGCCCAAGGAAGTGCTGAGCAACTACATCCGCTCGAAAATCCGCATCTCCCGCGACCTGCCGTTTGCTTCCAAGGTCTTCGCCAGCGAAATCATGCATGGCGCCCCGCACCTCAGCACGGAGCAGGTCGAGCAACTCAACGCCCAGGCCAAGCACAACATCGACTGCATCCAGACCTGGGTGGATCGCGGCTTGATCGCCGCCATTGACCCCAACCACCTGATGTTCAGCATCTGGGCGGCAACACAGACTTATGCGGATTTTGACTGGCAGATTTCGGCGGTGACCGGCAAGGCCAAGTTGGATGAGGCGGACTACGAGGCGGCAGCGTTGACGATTATTCGGTTGGTGTTGAAGGGGTGTGAGCCGGACTGA
- the hyi gene encoding hydroxypyruvate isomerase, giving the protein MPRFAANLSMLFTEQDFLARFKAAADAGFEGVEYLFPYEFSSAEIKAQLDANGLTQVLFNLPAGDWAKGERGLACHPDRVEEFRAGVNLAIAYAQVLGNTQVNCLAGIRPQGVDDATVEKTFVANLKYAADKLQAVGIKLVMEMINTRDIPGFYLNNTAQALSIREQVGSANLFLQYDIYHMQIMEGDLARTMAAHLDEINHIQLADNPGRNEPGTGEINYRFLFEHLDRIGYKGCVGCEYKPLTTTEAGLGWLKTHNAI; this is encoded by the coding sequence ATGCCGCGCTTTGCCGCCAACCTGTCCATGCTGTTCACCGAGCAAGACTTTCTTGCTCGCTTCAAAGCGGCCGCCGATGCGGGCTTCGAAGGTGTGGAGTATCTGTTCCCGTATGAATTCAGCTCGGCTGAAATCAAGGCACAGCTCGACGCCAACGGCCTGACCCAAGTGCTGTTCAACCTGCCGGCCGGTGACTGGGCCAAGGGCGAACGCGGCCTGGCGTGCCACCCGGACCGGGTCGAGGAATTCCGCGCCGGGGTCAACCTGGCCATCGCCTACGCCCAGGTGCTGGGCAACACCCAGGTCAACTGCCTGGCGGGTATCCGGCCGCAGGGCGTTGACGATGCAACGGTGGAAAAAACCTTCGTCGCCAACCTCAAGTACGCCGCCGACAAGCTGCAAGCGGTGGGTATCAAGCTGGTGATGGAGATGATCAACACCCGCGACATCCCGGGTTTCTACCTGAACAACACGGCGCAGGCCCTGTCGATCCGCGAGCAGGTGGGCAGCGCCAACCTGTTCCTGCAATACGACATCTACCACATGCAAATCATGGAAGGCGACCTGGCCCGCACCATGGCCGCGCACCTGGATGAGATCAACCACATCCAGCTGGCGGACAACCCCGGGCGCAATGAGCCGGGGACGGGCGAGATCAACTACCGGTTCCTGTTCGAGCATCTGGACCGCATTGGATACAAGGGTTGTGTGGGTTGTGAATACAAGCCATTGACCACCACCGAAGCCGGTTTGGGCTGGCTCAAGACCCACAACGCGATCTAA
- a CDS encoding heme-binding protein, whose translation MSALTLKIATQLASQALTAGRTISAAPLTIAVLDSGGHLITLQREDGASLLRPQIAIGKAWGAIALGKGSRLLALDAQQRPAFIAALNSLGQGSVVPAPGGVLIRDQEGRVLGAIGISGDTSDIDEQCAITAIEGVGLLADAGVSA comes from the coding sequence ATGAGCGCTTTAACCTTGAAAATTGCCACCCAACTGGCCAGCCAGGCCCTCACCGCAGGGCGCACCATTTCCGCGGCGCCGCTGACCATCGCGGTGCTCGACAGCGGTGGGCACCTGATCACCCTGCAACGGGAAGACGGCGCCAGCCTGCTGCGCCCGCAGATCGCCATCGGCAAGGCCTGGGGCGCGATTGCCCTGGGCAAGGGCTCGCGCCTGCTGGCACTGGACGCGCAGCAGCGGCCGGCGTTTATCGCCGCGTTGAACAGCCTGGGGCAGGGCAGCGTGGTGCCGGCGCCGGGTGGGGTGTTGATCCGGGATCAGGAGGGCCGGGTGTTGGGGGCGATCGGGATCAGCGGGGATACGTCGGATATTGATGAACAGTGCGCGATAACGGCGATTGAAGGGGTGGGGTTGTTGGCGGATGCGGGGGTGTCGGCTTGA
- a CDS encoding serine protein kinase PrkA — translation MLRSLRCAALLGSLFLSASALAVDIDQASYGYPLTNPFEATIATTPPDLRPKLPSNDEINQSDYTLTMRPEREFSLPDNFWPVKKLTYRIAKQDRAAPLIFLIAGTGARFDSSINEYLKKLYYQAGYHVVQLSSPTSFDFISAASRFATPGITQEDAEDMYRVMQAVRAQNASLPVTDFYLTGYSLGGLDAAFVAKLDETRRSFNFKKVLLLNPPVNLYTSITNLDKLVQTEVKGINNTTTFYELVLNKLTRYFQQKGYIDLNDALLYDFQQSKQHLTNEQMAMLIGTSFRFSAADIAFTSDLINRRGLIIPPKYPITESTSLTPFLKRALQCDFDCYLTEQVIPMWRARTDGGSLLQLVDQVSLYALKDYLHSSKKIAVMHNADDVILGPGDLGFLRKTFGDRLTVYPLGGHCGNLNYRVNADAMLEFFRG, via the coding sequence ATGCTCCGTTCCTTGCGCTGTGCCGCCCTATTGGGCAGCCTTTTTCTGAGTGCGTCAGCACTGGCGGTCGATATCGACCAAGCCAGCTATGGCTACCCTTTGACCAACCCGTTTGAAGCGACCATCGCCACCACCCCGCCCGACCTTCGGCCCAAATTGCCGAGCAACGACGAGATCAACCAATCCGACTACACCCTGACGATGCGCCCCGAGCGCGAGTTCAGCCTGCCCGACAACTTCTGGCCGGTGAAAAAGCTCACTTACCGCATCGCCAAGCAAGACCGCGCCGCGCCGCTGATCTTCCTGATCGCCGGCACCGGTGCGCGGTTCGACAGCAGCATCAACGAATACCTGAAAAAACTGTATTACCAGGCCGGCTACCACGTGGTGCAACTGTCATCGCCCACCAGCTTTGACTTCATCAGCGCCGCCTCACGCTTCGCCACCCCGGGGATCACCCAGGAAGACGCCGAAGACATGTACCGCGTGATGCAAGCCGTGCGCGCGCAAAACGCCTCGCTGCCGGTGACCGACTTCTACCTCACCGGCTACAGCCTCGGCGGCCTGGATGCGGCATTCGTGGCCAAACTGGACGAAACCCGGCGCAGCTTCAACTTCAAGAAAGTCTTGCTGCTGAACCCGCCGGTCAACCTCTACACCTCGATCACCAACCTCGACAAGCTGGTGCAGACCGAGGTCAAGGGCATCAACAACACCACCACCTTCTATGAACTGGTGTTGAACAAGCTGACCCGCTACTTCCAGCAGAAGGGCTACATCGACCTCAATGACGCCCTGCTCTACGACTTCCAGCAGTCCAAACAGCACCTGACCAACGAACAGATGGCGATGCTGATCGGCACTTCGTTCCGCTTCTCGGCGGCCGACATTGCCTTTACCTCGGACCTGATCAACCGTCGCGGCCTGATCATCCCGCCGAAGTACCCGATCACCGAAAGCACCAGCCTCACGCCGTTCCTCAAGCGCGCGCTGCAATGTGACTTCGACTGCTACCTCACCGAACAGGTGATCCCGATGTGGCGTGCCCGCACCGACGGCGGCAGCCTGCTGCAACTGGTCGACCAGGTCAGCCTGTACGCCCTCAAGGACTACCTGCACAGCAGCAAGAAAATCGCCGTCATGCACAACGCCGACGACGTGATCCTCGGCCCTGGCGACCTCGGCTTCCTGCGTAAAACCTTCGGCGATCGCTTGACCGTCTACCCACTGGGCGGCCACTGCGGCAACCTCAATTACCGCGTCAACGCCGACGCCATGCTGGAGTTCTTCCGTGGCTAA
- the gcl gene encoding glyoxylate carboligase: MSKMRAIEAAVLVMRREGVDTAFGIPGAAINPLYSALQKVGGIDHVLARHVEGASHMAEGYTRTKAGNIGVCIGTSGPAGTDMVTGLYSASADSIPILCITGQAPRARMHKEDFQAVDITSIVKPVTKWATTVLEPGQVPYAFQKAFYEMRSGRPGPVLIDLPFDVQMAEIEFDIDAYQPLPLAKPLATRIQVEKALALLDQAERPLLVSGGGVINADASDLLVEFAELTGIPVIPTLMGWGTIPDDHPLMVGMVGLQTSHRYGNATMLKSDVVLGIGNRWANRHTGSVEVYTEGRKFIHVDIEPTQIGRVFTPDLGIVSDAGSALTLFIEVAREWKAAGKLKDRSAWLHDCQQRKATLHRKTHFDNVPVKPQRVYEEMNQVFGKDTCYVSTIGLSQIAGAQFLHVYKPRHWINCGQAGPLGWTIPAALGVVKADPSRKVVALSGDYDFQFMIEELAVGAQFKLPYIHVVVNNSYLGLIRQAQRGFEMDYCVQLSFDNLNAPELNGYGVDHVAVAEGLGCKALRVFEPGQIQPALRKAQEMIEEFKVPVIVEIILERVTNISMGTEINAVNEFEDLALVGNDAPTAISLLD; the protein is encoded by the coding sequence ATGAGCAAAATGAGAGCAATCGAAGCCGCCGTTCTGGTAATGCGCCGTGAGGGCGTCGACACCGCCTTCGGTATCCCAGGCGCTGCGATCAACCCGCTGTACTCGGCCTTGCAGAAGGTGGGTGGCATCGATCACGTCCTTGCTCGCCACGTTGAAGGCGCCTCCCACATGGCCGAGGGCTACACCCGCACCAAGGCCGGCAATATCGGCGTGTGCATCGGCACCTCGGGCCCGGCGGGCACCGACATGGTCACCGGCCTGTACAGCGCCTCGGCGGACTCGATCCCGATCCTGTGCATCACCGGCCAAGCCCCCCGCGCCCGGATGCACAAGGAAGACTTCCAGGCCGTGGACATCACCAGCATCGTCAAGCCGGTGACCAAGTGGGCAACCACCGTGCTGGAACCTGGCCAGGTGCCTTACGCATTCCAGAAAGCTTTCTACGAAATGCGCTCCGGCCGCCCAGGCCCGGTGCTGATCGACCTGCCGTTCGACGTGCAGATGGCCGAGATCGAGTTCGACATCGACGCCTACCAGCCGCTGCCTTTGGCCAAGCCACTGGCCACGCGCATCCAGGTGGAAAAAGCCCTGGCCCTGCTCGACCAGGCTGAACGCCCGCTGCTGGTCAGCGGTGGTGGCGTGATCAACGCCGACGCCAGCGACCTGCTGGTGGAATTCGCCGAGCTGACCGGCATCCCGGTGATCCCGACCCTGATGGGCTGGGGCACGATCCCCGACGATCACCCGCTGATGGTCGGCATGGTCGGCCTGCAAACCTCCCACCGTTATGGCAACGCGACGATGCTCAAGTCGGACGTGGTGCTGGGCATCGGTAACCGCTGGGCTAACCGCCACACCGGTTCGGTGGAGGTGTACACCGAAGGGCGCAAATTCATTCACGTCGACATCGAGCCGACGCAGATTGGCCGCGTGTTCACCCCGGACCTGGGCATCGTGTCCGACGCCGGCTCGGCCCTGACCCTGTTCATTGAAGTGGCCCGCGAGTGGAAAGCCGCCGGCAAGCTCAAGGACCGCAGCGCCTGGTTGCATGACTGCCAACAGCGCAAAGCCACCCTGCACCGCAAGACGCACTTCGACAACGTGCCGGTCAAGCCGCAACGGGTGTACGAAGAGATGAACCAGGTGTTTGGCAAAGACACCTGCTACGTCAGCACCATCGGCTTGTCGCAGATAGCCGGCGCACAATTCCTGCACGTCTATAAGCCGCGCCACTGGATCAACTGCGGCCAGGCAGGTCCCTTGGGTTGGACCATTCCGGCGGCGCTGGGCGTGGTCAAGGCCGACCCGAGCCGCAAGGTCGTCGCGCTGTCGGGCGACTATGACTTCCAGTTCATGATCGAAGAATTGGCCGTGGGCGCGCAGTTCAAGCTGCCGTACATCCACGTGGTGGTGAACAACTCCTACCTCGGCTTGATCCGTCAGGCCCAGCGCGGGTTTGAAATGGACTACTGCGTGCAGCTGTCTTTCGACAACCTCAACGCCCCGGAACTCAACGGGTATGGCGTCGACCACGTGGCTGTCGCCGAAGGCCTGGGTTGCAAGGCCCTGCGCGTATTCGAACCGGGCCAGATCCAGCCAGCGCTGCGCAAGGCGCAGGAAATGATCGAAGAATTCAAGGTGCCGGTGATCGTTGAGATTATTCTGGAGCGCGTGACCAATATTTCCATGGGCACCGAGATCAACGCCGTCAACGAATTCGAAGATCTGGCCCTGGTCGGCAACGATGCGCCGACCGCCATTTCCCTGCTCGATTAA
- a CDS encoding transposase, producing the protein MPDLPASKRLRFGRHDEPSRIYLLTTNTLDREPVFQDFTLGRLVVQQFRIAQNQGLATSLAWVVMPDHFHWLVSLEKGSLADLMRQVKSKSTRVVNAVARRQGRLWQPGFHDHAVRREESLEGIARYIVANPLRAGLVKRYGDYPLWDAIWV; encoded by the coding sequence ATGCCTGATCTCCCCGCGTCAAAACGCCTACGCTTCGGCCGGCATGATGAACCCAGCCGCATTTACCTGCTGACCACCAATACGCTTGATCGCGAACCCGTTTTCCAGGACTTCACGCTCGGCCGCCTGGTGGTCCAACAATTCAGGATTGCCCAAAACCAGGGCCTGGCGACCTCCTTGGCGTGGGTCGTCATGCCGGATCACTTCCACTGGCTGGTCTCGCTGGAGAAAGGCTCACTGGCCGACCTCATGCGCCAGGTGAAGTCCAAGAGCACTCGCGTCGTGAATGCGGTAGCCAGACGCCAGGGTCGGCTCTGGCAGCCGGGTTTTCACGACCATGCGGTGCGCCGTGAAGAAAGCCTTGAAGGGATCGCCCGATATATCGTGGCCAATCCCCTAAGAGCTGGATTGGTAAAACGATATGGCGACTATCCGCTGTGGGATGCCATTTGGGTTTGA
- a CDS encoding 2-hydroxy-3-oxopropionate reductase has product MAKIGFIGTGIMGQPMAANLQKAGHQLFLSEHHGKAPQALVDAGAIALASPQQVAQEAEFIIVMVPDTPQVEDVLFRADGVAAGLSPNKVVIDMSSISPTATKAFAAKINATGAQYLDAPVSGGEVGAKAGTLSIMIGGKPQTFERALPLFQAMGKNITLVGGNGDGQTAKVANQIIVALNIQAVAEALLFASKNGADPAKVREALMGGFASSKILEVHGERMIKGTFDPGFRINLHQKDLNLALAGAKELGINLPNTAGTQQVFSTCTAIGGGNWDHSALIKGLEHMANFSIRDK; this is encoded by the coding sequence ATGGCTAAAATAGGATTCATCGGCACCGGCATCATGGGCCAACCCATGGCCGCCAACCTGCAAAAAGCAGGTCACCAACTGTTCCTCTCCGAACATCACGGCAAGGCCCCGCAAGCCCTGGTCGACGCCGGCGCCATCGCCCTGGCCAGCCCGCAGCAGGTGGCCCAGGAAGCCGAGTTCATCATCGTCATGGTGCCCGACACCCCGCAGGTCGAGGACGTGTTGTTCCGCGCCGACGGCGTGGCCGCTGGCCTGTCACCGAACAAAGTGGTGATCGACATGAGTTCGATCTCTCCCACCGCCACCAAAGCCTTCGCCGCGAAGATCAACGCGACTGGCGCGCAGTACCTCGACGCCCCGGTATCCGGCGGTGAAGTCGGCGCCAAGGCCGGCACCCTGAGCATCATGATCGGTGGCAAGCCACAGACCTTCGAACGCGCCCTGCCGCTGTTCCAGGCCATGGGCAAGAACATCACCCTGGTCGGCGGCAATGGCGACGGCCAGACTGCCAAAGTGGCCAACCAGATCATCGTCGCGCTGAACATCCAGGCCGTGGCCGAAGCGCTGCTGTTCGCCTCCAAGAACGGCGCCGACCCGGCCAAGGTGCGTGAAGCGCTGATGGGTGGTTTTGCCTCGTCGAAGATCTTGGAAGTGCATGGCGAGCGCATGATCAAAGGCACCTTTGATCCGGGCTTCCGCATCAACCTGCACCAGAAGGACCTGAACCTGGCGCTGGCCGGTGCCAAGGAGCTGGGGATCAACCTGCCGAACACTGCTGGCACCCAGCAAGTGTTCAGTACCTGCACCGCCATCGGTGGCGGCAACTGGGACCACTCGGCGCTGATCAAGGGCCTGGAACACATGGCCAACTTCTCGATTCGCGATAAGTAA
- the pyk gene encoding pyruvate kinase, whose amino-acid sequence MTPDKKVKILATLGPATDGIDDIRELVEAGVNIFRLNFSHGDHADHAQRYQWIRQVERQLNYPLGILMDLQGPKLRVGRFAEGKVQLVRGQALRLDLDPTPGDQCRVNLPHPEIIAALEPGMDLLLDDGKLRLRVITKHAEAIDTTVLNGGELSDRKGVNVPQALLELSPLTAKDRRDLSFGLELGVDWVALSFVQRPEDIREARELIGDKAFLMAKIEKPSAVQRLQEIAELSDAIMVARGDLGVEVPAESVPQIQKDIISVCRQLGKPVVVATQMLESMRFSPAPTRAEVTDVANAVAEGADAVMLSAETASGEYPLEAVQMMSKIIRQVESGPDYQAQLDVSRPKADATVSDAISCAIRRISNILPVAVLVNYSESGSSSLRAARERPVAPILNLTPNLSTARRLSVAWGVHSVVNDRLRQVDEVCSTALEIAQAQGMAQRGDTLVITAGVPFGQPGSTNSLRIETLI is encoded by the coding sequence ATGACGCCTGACAAGAAGGTCAAAATCCTCGCCACCCTGGGCCCCGCCACCGACGGCATCGACGACATCCGCGAGCTGGTGGAAGCCGGGGTGAATATCTTTCGCCTCAACTTCAGCCACGGCGACCATGCCGACCACGCCCAGCGCTACCAGTGGATTCGCCAAGTGGAGCGCCAGCTGAACTACCCGCTGGGCATCCTCATGGACCTGCAAGGGCCGAAGCTGCGCGTCGGCCGTTTTGCCGAGGGCAAGGTGCAACTGGTGCGCGGCCAGGCGCTGCGCCTGGACCTGGACCCGACCCCGGGCGACCAGTGCCGGGTCAACCTGCCACACCCGGAAATCATCGCGGCGCTGGAGCCCGGCATGGACCTGTTGCTGGACGACGGCAAGCTGCGCCTGCGGGTCATCACCAAACACGCCGAGGCCATCGACACCACGGTGCTGAATGGCGGCGAGTTGTCTGACCGCAAAGGCGTGAACGTCCCACAAGCCTTGCTGGAACTCAGCCCATTGACCGCCAAGGATCGGCGCGACTTGAGCTTCGGCCTGGAACTCGGCGTGGATTGGGTGGCGCTGTCGTTCGTACAGCGCCCGGAAGACATCCGCGAAGCCCGCGAGCTGATCGGCGACAAAGCGTTCTTGATGGCCAAGATCGAGAAACCGTCGGCCGTGCAGCGCCTGCAGGAAATCGCCGAACTGAGCGACGCGATCATGGTGGCCAGAGGGGATCTGGGCGTGGAAGTGCCGGCCGAGAGCGTGCCGCAGATCCAGAAAGACATCATCAGCGTCTGTCGCCAGCTGGGCAAGCCGGTGGTGGTGGCCACGCAGATGCTCGAATCCATGCGCTTCTCCCCGGCGCCGACCCGTGCCGAGGTGACCGATGTGGCCAACGCGGTGGCCGAAGGCGCGGATGCGGTGATGTTGTCGGCGGAGACCGCGTCGGGCGAGTACCCGCTGGAAGCCGTGCAGATGATGAGCAAGATCATCCGCCAGGTGGAGAGCGGCCCGGATTACCAGGCGCAACTGGATGTGAGCCGGCCGAAGGCGGATGCCACGGTGTCGGATGCCATCAGCTGCGCGATCCGCCGGATCAGCAACATCCTGCCGGTGGCGGTGCTGGTCAACTACAGCGAGTCCGGCAGCTCCAGCCTGCGCGCGGCGCGGGAACGGCCGGTGGCGCCGATCCTCAACCTCACGCCGAACCTGTCCACGGCGCGGCGCTTGAGCGTGGCGTGGGGGGTGCACTCGGTGGTCAATGACCGGCTGCGCCAGGTGGACGAGGTGTGCTCGACGGCGCTGGAGATTGCCCAGGCCCAAGGCATGGCGCAGCGCGGCGATACCTTGGTGATTACCGCGGGCGTGCCGTTTGGGCAGCCGGGGTCGACCAATTCGCTGCGTATCGAGACGTTGATTTAG
- a CDS encoding glycerate kinase encodes MSVDPQHLLRELFATAIDAAHPRQVLEPYLPADRSGRVIVIGAGKAAAAMALVVENCWQGEVSGLVVTRYGHGAPCKKIEVVEAAHPVPDAAGLAVAKRVLALISNLSEDDRVIFLLSGGGSALLALPAEGITLADKQAVNKALLKSGATIGEMNCVRKHLSAIKGGRLAKAAWPATVYTYAISDVPGDQATVIASGPTVGDPSTSAQALAILNRYHIDAPAAVRSWLQNPASETVKPGDPALARSHFQLIARPQQSLEAVAVKVRQAGFSPLILGDLEGEARDVAKVHAGIARQIVQHGQPLAAPCVILSGGETTVTVRGNGRGGRNAEFLLSLTDSLKGLPGVYALAGDTDGIDGSEDNAGAIMTPCSYARAEALGLSASDELDNNNGYGYFAALDGLIVTEPTRTNVNDFRAILILETAKHDA; translated from the coding sequence ATGTCGGTCGATCCGCAACACCTGCTTCGCGAGCTGTTTGCCACAGCCATCGACGCCGCCCACCCCCGGCAAGTCCTCGAACCCTACCTGCCCGCCGACCGCAGCGGCCGGGTGATCGTGATCGGCGCCGGCAAGGCCGCCGCCGCCATGGCCCTCGTTGTCGAAAACTGCTGGCAAGGTGAAGTCTCCGGCCTGGTGGTCACCCGCTACGGCCACGGCGCGCCCTGCAAGAAAATCGAAGTGGTCGAAGCCGCCCACCCCGTACCCGATGCCGCCGGCCTGGCCGTGGCCAAGCGCGTGCTGGCCCTGATCAGCAACTTGAGCGAAGACGATCGCGTGATCTTCCTGCTGTCGGGCGGCGGCTCGGCCCTGCTGGCGCTGCCAGCCGAAGGCATCACCCTGGCCGACAAGCAAGCCGTCAACAAAGCCCTGCTCAAATCCGGCGCCACCATTGGCGAGATGAATTGCGTGCGCAAGCACCTCTCGGCGATCAAGGGCGGCCGCCTGGCGAAAGCCGCTTGGCCCGCGACGGTGTACACCTACGCGATTTCCGATGTGCCGGGCGACCAGGCCACGGTGATCGCCTCCGGCCCCACCGTCGGCGACCCGAGCACCTCGGCCCAGGCCCTGGCGATCCTCAATCGCTACCACATCGACGCCCCCGCCGCCGTGCGCAGCTGGCTACAGAACCCCGCGTCGGAAACCGTCAAGCCCGGCGACCCGGCGCTGGCGCGCAGCCACTTCCAACTGATCGCCCGCCCGCAGCAATCCCTCGAAGCGGTGGCAGTCAAAGTCCGCCAGGCCGGGTTCAGCCCGCTGATCCTCGGCGACCTCGAAGGTGAAGCGCGGGACGTGGCCAAGGTGCACGCCGGGATCGCCCGGCAGATCGTGCAACACGGCCAACCGCTGGCGGCGCCGTGCGTGATCCTCTCCGGCGGTGAAACCACCGTCACCGTGCGCGGCAATGGCCGTGGCGGGCGCAACGCGGAATTCCTCCTGAGCCTCACCGACAGCCTCAAGGGCCTGCCCGGCGTGTACGCCCTGGCCGGCGACACCGACGGCATCGACGGTTCCGAAGACAACGCCGGCGCGATCATGACCCCATGCAGCTATGCGCGCGCCGAAGCCCTGGGCCTGTCGGCCAGCGACGAGTTGGACAACAACAATGGCTACGGCTACTTCGCCGCGCTCGACGGGTTGATCGTCACCGAACCGACGCGCACCAACGTCAACGACTTCCGCGCCATCCTGATTCTTGAGACTGCCAAACATGACGCCTGA